The sequence below is a genomic window from Nitrospira sp..
GTCGAAGGAGGGTGGTGCACTCACGATAAGCCGCGGCGACATGGGGTTGCTGGGGCTTCTGGGGCTTGGCGTCTTGGGGAACCATCTGCTCATTATGATGGGTCTGAACTACGTCAGCGGTGCGGTCGGCGGTGTGATCATTGGGGCAAGCCCTGTCGTGACGGCTCTGCTCTCGGCCATATTGAGTCGAGATGTGCCGTTGCGTGCCGTGTGGGCTGGCGCACTGCTGTCGTTCGCAGGTGTCGGACTGGTCTCTGTCGCAGGCTTTCAAGCAGCCGGCGAGCATCCGCTACTGGGGAGTATGTTGGTCTTTCTCGGGGTCGTGAGCTGGGCGCTCTATAGTATCGGCAGCCGCGCGCTCATGGAGCGGGTGTCGGCCCTCACGGTCAACTGGACGACGCTGCTCGTGGCAACCGTTCTTCAAATTCCACTGCTCTGGACCGACCACAAGGTCATGAATGCCGGGATCGGATCGGTGACGACGTCCGATTGGCTGGCGCTCGGCTACCTGATCGTCTTCGCGACGGCAGTCGCGCAACAGGCTTGGTTGTTTGGCGTCAAGGGGGTCGGCCCTTCACGGGCGTCGGTTCTGGGCAATCTGACGCCGGTTGCCGCCATTGGGCTATCAGCCTTGATTCTAGGGGAAGCCATCGGACTGATTGAACTGATCGGTATCGGTCTCATCCTGGCCGGGGTATGGGTGGTGAACCGGCAAACGGCTGAGAGAAATAACTAGGAGTGTGGTTCCACCAATCCATTCTCGATCCCGATCCTTGTTTCAGGGTATCATGCACGGTCTGGCGGCAGAGGGAGTTGGTGCGTCGTCGTGTAGCCATCGTCGAACGACAGGTGGTCATGTCGTTTCAGATCGCGGACTGTCATGAACAGTAACTATGCCCGAGCACTGATTCCGTTGATCCTGGCTGGGACGTTCCTTCTCGATGTGTTCATGCCGTGGGGATATGCGGTCTGGGTTGTGGGAGATGTGTTTGGCGCGATCTTGACCCTCTGGATTGAGTGGCCGATTGCCCCGTATCTCGTTGCGACCATCGGGACGGTTCTTGCGTACCTGGGGCACACACTGTCTCCTCCTTTCATTCCGGTAGACATTGCCGGCTTCAATCGTGTTGTGGGCATCGCCCTCCTGTGGATGACGGCATGGCTCGTGGCGCGAGCGAGAAGGGCCAAACTCGACGATGCCACCAGGCGACTGGGTGCGATCGTGGAGAGCAGTAGCGACGCCATTTTGAGCGTGACCCCCGACGGATTCGTGACGTCGTGGAATGCTGGTGCGGAGCGTCTTTTCGGGTATACCGCCAACGAGATGATCGGCCGCTCGACTCTCACGATTATTCCAGCCCATCTCTCTCGGGACAGAGCCTGGGAGCTGGCCACAGTGCGGGGAACCCATGATATTCAAAGTTATGATGCCGTACGGCTGACCAAGGACGGCCGATATATCGATGTGTCAGTCACATTGTCGCCGCTCAAGGACGAGGTTGGTCAGTTTGTAGGGGTCTCGAAGGTCATCAGGGATATCAGCGATAGAAAGAGGGGGGAGGTCCTTCTGAGGCAAGCGCACGAGGCATTAGAAATACGAGTGAAGGAGCGAACCGCCGAATTGAGTGCCGCCAACCATTCCCTCCGGATACTGTCCAACCGATTGATGCAAGTACAGGAGGAGGAGCGAAGTCGGACAGTTGCTGACGGCCCTGAAGATCGACTTGCAAGATATCCAGCATAGTGAGGTCGGGGAGGCTCGGCTCGGCTCGCTCACGGATAGCCTTGAGCTGGTGGATCGCCTGCTGACTCAAGTGCGGAGCCTGGCGTTGGATCTCCGGCCGTCGCTTCTCGACGATTTAGGTCTGGTGCCCGCACTCCGGTGGTATGTGAATCGGCAGGCAGCGCGGAATGGGTGGATCCTGTCACTGTCTCTTGAGAGAATCGCAGAGCGAATTCCTGCTCCTATCGAGGTCAGCTGCTTTCGGGTGGTGCAAGAAGCGCTGACCAATATCGCGAAGTACGCGAAGGCGAAGACGGTCGATCTGACATTGTGCCGACAGGCGCAGAATATCACGCTTATTATCCAAGACGACGGTGTTGGATTTGACGTCATGTTGGCAAAACAGCGTGCACTGGGCGGACAAAGTATCGGATTGCTCGGCCTGGAAGAGCGTGTACGGCTGGCCGGCGGCAGCTTTGCCATCTCATCAGTGCCGAGTGAAGGGACCAGGCTCGAGTTGTGCTTTCCGCTCACAGAGCAACAACTGACAACGCCGGAGGTCACGGCTGAGGTCATATCGCCATGAGCCCTATCCGGATTCTGATCGTGGAAGATCATGCGTTAGTGAGAGCTGGTATGAAGGCCCTCCTGCAAAAAATCGAGGGGATCGAGGTGGTTGGGGACATGGGGGATGGGTTAGAGGCTGTCAAGTCTGTGCAGATGGACGCGCCGGATCTTGTCTTGATGGATATTGCCATGCCGGGATTGAACGGACTCGATGCGACCGCCCGGATCGTGAAGGATTCGCCGACCACACGCGTGATTTTGCTGTCGATGTATGCCAATGAAGAATACCTCCAACAAGCATTGCAGGTGGGCGCTTCAGGCTATCTGTTGAAAGGTGCAGAATTGGCTGAACTAGAGTTGGCCCTCAAGACGGTCGCCAGGGGGGAGAAGTACCTGACCCCGGCGGTTGTGAAGTATGCCATCGAAGCTTACCGCGAAAAGTCTGAAGGGCAGACCGGTCCGCTGGCCAAACTGAGCATGCGCCAACGCGAAATCCTGCAGCTCGTCGCAGAAGGGCAAACGACGAAAGATATTGCCCAA
It includes:
- a CDS encoding DMT family transporter, whose translation is MSQPSTTMAYGSVILAAVLWGGSIVAQKMALGSFSAVEASVLRDIGGLAILLATWWSKEGGALTISRGDMGLLGLLGLGVLGNHLLIMMGLNYVSGAVGGVIIGASPVVTALLSAILSRDVPLRAVWAGALLSFAGVGLVSVAGFQAAGEHPLLGSMLVFLGVVSWALYSIGSRALMERVSALTVNWTTLLVATVLQIPLLWTDHKVMNAGIGSVTTSDWLALGYLIVFATAVAQQAWLFGVKGVGPSRASVLGNLTPVAAIGLSALILGEAIGLIELIGIGLILAGVWVVNRQTAERNN
- a CDS encoding PAS domain S-box protein, which encodes MNSNYARALIPLILAGTFLLDVFMPWGYAVWVVGDVFGAILTLWIEWPIAPYLVATIGTVLAYLGHTLSPPFIPVDIAGFNRVVGIALLWMTAWLVARARRAKLDDATRRLGAIVESSSDAILSVTPDGFVTSWNAGAERLFGYTANEMIGRSTLTIIPAHLSRDRAWELATVRGTHDIQSYDAVRLTKDGRYIDVSVTLSPLKDEVGQFVGVSKVIRDISDRKRGEVLLRQAHEALEIRVKERTAELSAANHSLRILSNRLMQVQEEERSRTVADGPEDRLARYPA
- a CDS encoding response regulator transcription factor; translated protein: MSPIRILIVEDHALVRAGMKALLQKIEGIEVVGDMGDGLEAVKSVQMDAPDLVLMDIAMPGLNGLDATARIVKDSPTTRVILLSMYANEEYLQQALQVGASGYLLKGAELAELELALKTVARGEKYLTPAVVKYAIEAYREKSEGQTGPLAKLSMRQREILQLVAEGQTTKDIAQRLNVSVKTVETHRSQLMERLDIHDVPGLVRFAMRVGLIQPDS